GACAGGTGATCCATATGTCGATGTTGAAGAGCACCCTGAAGAATCTGTTCTCCCGACCGGTCACCGTCCTCTATCCCACCGAAAAGGCGGACATCCCCGATACCAACCGGGGCCGGGTGGTGTGGGAAATGAAGAAATGCATCTGGTGCCGCCTGTGCGAGAAGAACTGCCCCACGATGGCGATCACCACCGACAAGGCTCTCAAAACCCAGACCATAGTGCGGGCCCGGTGCATCGCCTGCAACACCTGTGTGGAAGTCTGCCCGACGAACACCATCTCCATGGAGCCTAAGTACTCCGAGGCGGTGTACCTACGGGAAACGCACGTCTATGATCTGGCCCTGAAACCGTTCGAGTACCGGGTCATACAGACGCTTCCGAGCGAGAGGGTGATACTGAGGAAGAGGCCGGGCGAACCTGAGGTCGCGGAAGAGGCTTCCCCTCCTCCTTCCGAGAAACCGGTCCAAGGTTCCGGCTCGACCTAGGTGCTTCGATGGCGATCACATTCACACCACTGACGGATATCACGAACTACCTCACCCTGATCTTCAGCGCAATCGGCGTGGTGATAGTGGCGATCGGTGGGTTCTGGGCGGCCGGCAGGCTGCTCAACAACGCCCTGCGAAAAAGGTCCATGGACTACACCGCTGTCAAGCGTGATTTCACTCAACTGATCGTGCTGGGCCTGGACTTCTTCATCGCCGGGGACATCCTGACCTCGTTCGTGGCCCCGACCTTCAATGACCTGATCCTGCTGGCCGTGGTGGTTGGGATCAGGACGGTGTTGAGCGTTTTCCTGGCATGGGAAGTAAGGACCGCTTCCAAGGGAGAGGCCGTCTGATGGCCTGGATGGTGCCGGTCAGAACGTTCTGATCCGTCCGAGATCGCGGATAGTGCCTAGAGCAAGCAGACCTATCTCTGTGCAGGCATAGACCTTAGCATCCTCGATGTCAGCCTCCTCCAGGACCGGGGACATCGTATCGGCGCGACCCAAGTTCGTGAAGTCTGTGCCGGCCGCCAACGGCGAGAATGCCGGCAGCACCAATATCTGCTCATCACTGAAATGGAGGAAGCAGGGGAGCTTCAGGAACGCCCCGACCCGGTCGAATATGCGCACCGATGGATGTTCATGCCCTATGACCAGGGGCCGATGCGTGCTTTGTGCATGCCCATGCATGAAGGCGATCCCATCGATCTCGAAGCTGTCGGCCACCTCGATCCCAAGCCTTTGGGAGATGTTCGCCAAATAGTTGTCATGGTTCCCTTTCGCCACCTTGACCGTGGCGGTGTCCCTCAGCATCGAAAGTATGTCCCGGACATCCTTCCATTCCTGGTCCAGATTGCCGGAGAACTCGTGCTTCAGATCTCCCAATATCAGGACGGTGTCGGGATCATATCGGTCCATGATGCGGATCAAGGATTCCTTCATGGTGGCGGACTGGATCCTCGGAAGATGCACTCCGGTCTGTTCCAGCGCCGCCTCCAGACCGATATGCAGATCGGCCATTGCCAGGGTTCCCCGTTCCTCCATCCAAAGACAGAGGTCGTTGGTGACCTTGACCCCGGGAAAAATCTGGACGTTGAACATCGGCACCCCTTTTGGCACGGAACGAACGAACGTTCAGGACTTGAACCTTTTGAACATCGAAGGACCGGTTCCGGTTCGATCGGATCGGTCATTTTCGTGTGACCTATCGAAAACGATTTGACTAGGCAGAGCGTCCGCCAAGATATGATACGCCGTTCCTTTGTGTTCCTGCCTAGCGTCGGCAAGACCACCGAAAGGCGGATATGGAGCAGGGGCGCGACTACCTGGAGCGAGTTCCTTTCGGCGAGCACGATACCGGGTTTCTCCCGGAAAAGGAAAGAGGACCTTGACATCCGCCTCAACGAGGCTGAGGATTTCCTCAACCAGGAACGCGCTGAGTATTTTTGCGGCCTGCTGCCCTCAACGGAACAATGGCGCCTCTTCGATGAGCTGAAGCAGGGCGCCGCCTACCTGGACATAGAGTCGGATGGGATCGGACCGGGGCATGTGGTGACCATGGTGGGCATTCTCCGCAACGGCAAGATGACCACCCTGGTTCGAGGGCAAGGCCTCGATCAGACAGCGATCAAGGATGCGCTTGACGGGGTGAAGATGCTGGTCACTTTCAACGGCAGCTCTTTCGATCTGCCGATGATCGAACATGAATTCCCCTTCAGCGTCCCCCGGGTGCCTCATTACGACCTGCGCCACGTCTGCCCGAAAGCGGGTTACCACGGCGGCCTGAAATCGGTGGAACAGCAGATCGGGATATCCAGACCGCAGGAGGTGGAGTATGTCACCGGAGAACAGGCGGTGTATCTGTGGCATCTCTGGAGCAGGAAAGGCAATCAGAATGCCCTGAACCTGCTTACCAGGTACAACGCCGAGGATGTCAAGAACATGGAACCTCTGGCCGACCTCGTGTACGACATCATGAAAGAGAAGATGATGAGGGACATCAATGCCGGATACGAACGAAGAACATAGAGACCTGGCAGGATTCGACGGTCAGGCCAAGGAGATCGCGGACTTCCTTCTCACCTGCAAGAAGGTCACGGTGGTGGGCCACATCGATGCGGACGGCATCACGGCGACCTCCATAGCGTTCAAGTCGCTGCAGGACCAGCGCATGGACGTCAAATACAATTTCATCAAGAAGATAGACGAGAACGAGATCAAGCGGATCAACAAGATCGATTCTGACGGGGTGCTGCTGGTGGACCTAGGCAGCGGCTACGCGTCAAGGCTCGAACATCCAGGACTTTGCATCGCCGATCATCACGAGGTGGATCCTGTCGGGCCATCGCGTTCAAGGAGGAAAGGACAGGTGAGCCTGCTGGACTTCGACAATGAGGGCAGCAGGCACCTGAACCCGCATCTGTTCGGTTTCGACGGTTCAAAGGAACTGAGCGGGGCCGGGGCGGCGTACGCGATCGCCAAGGCCATGGACGGCAGGAACCGAAACCTGGCCCACCTGGCCATAGTGGGAGCGGTGGGAGATTTTCAGGATTCATCGGAATGCCGGCTCATCGGGCTGAACCGCAGGATCCTGGAGGACGCGGAAACGGTCGGTTCGGTGCGGTCCGCGACGGACGTGCGCTATTTTGGCCGCGAGACCAGGCCGCTGGTGAACTTCCTCAGATACTCCTCGGACCCGAGGCTCCCCCGCCTCACCAACGAAGAGGACATGTGCTACGAGTTCCTGAGGGAGCAGGGAATTCCGCTCAAAGAGGATGGCCACTGGAGATGCTGGGCAGACCTCAGGCAGGAAGAGAAGGATCGGATCGTAGCGGTCCTCAAGAAGATCCTGGCCGGATCCGATCAGGGACCAGAGGCGGCGTCACGCCTTATGGGGGAGGTATATTCCCTGGTCCGGGAAGAACCCAGGACGGTCATGCACGATGCCAAGGAGTTTGCCACCCTGCTCAACTCATGCGGCCGTTATGAAAAGGCACCCACCGGGCTGGAGGTGTGCATCAAAGGGCCACAGCTGAAGCGGGAGAAGATGAACGCCCTGCGCAACCTGCAGAACCACCGGGACAATCTGAAAGGCGCCATTGAGATGGTCAAGGGAAAGGACCGGGTCGTGCTTGGCTCGGTCCAGTATCTGAGGAACGGGGAAGGCTCCTTCTGCCTGCCGGTCGAGGACACCGTGGTGGGCATAGTGGCCGGCATGCTGCTCGGTTCTGGGGACATTCCTTGCGACCGCCCGCTGATAGCGTTCGCGCTGAGCGTAGACGAGAACAACGTCGAGATGACCAAGGTCTCCGCCCGGGGGACCAAGGAACTAGTGGAGAAAGGTCTGGACCTGTCCTCGGCGATGCGGCGCGCCTCCGAATCGGTGGGAGGCACCGGGGGCGGGCATAACATCGCCGCCGGCGCGACCATCCCCCAGGGAAGGGAGGACGATTTCCTGGCCGAGATCGACCGGATCATCGGCGCTCAGCTGGGCTGACCGATCAAGGTCAGGATTATCGCCTTCTGTGCATGCAGGCGGTTCTCCGCCTCGTCGAAGACGACGCTCCTCTCGCCATCGAACACTTCGGCGGTGATCTCCATGCCGCGGTGCGCGGGCATGCAATGCATGACGATGGAGTCGTCCTTGGTCAGCGAGACCAGGTCGGCATTGATCTGATAGGGTTTGAACACCCTCTCCCTCTGGGCCGCTTCGTCCTCCTCGCCCATGGATACCCAGACATCGGTGTAGAGCACGTCCGCATCCTTGACGGCGACCTTGGGGTCCTCAACCACTGATACGGTACGACCCTTCTCGCCGGCGATCTCCTTCGCCTTCCTGGTGAGTTCCTGGTTAGGCTGATATCCCTTCGGGCAGGCGGCCGCAAAATCCATGCCGGTCATCGCGGCGCCGAGCATCAGGGAGTTACAGACATTATTGCCGTCGCCCACGTATGTGATCTTTAGACCGTCCAGCTTACCTTTCCGTTCCATGACGGTCTGCAGATCGGCAGTTATCTGGCACGGGTGCTCGAGATCGTCGAGCGCATTGACCACTGGGACCCTGGAGTGCTCGGCAAGCTCCATCATGATCTCGTGCTTGAAGGCGCGGTACATGATCACATCGACATAGCGGCTCAATACCTTGGCCGTGTCCGCCACGGTCTCCCCCCTTCCGAGCTGCATGTCCTTTGGATTCAGGAAAATGGCATGTCCGCCAAGCTGCGTCATGCCCGCTTCGAAAGAGACCCGGGTGCGTGTGCTCGCCTTCTCGAATATCATGGCCATTGTCATATTCTTGAGGGGCTCGGCGTTGCGATACTTCCCTTTCTTGAGCTGCGCTGCCAGTTCAAGGACGTCCTCCAGATCGTCCTTAAGGTCCATCATCGAGATGACGTCACGTTTCTTTACCACCATTAGTATTACCTTCGAATCATCATGGCCATTGGTATGGCCGAGAGGTAGTGTCAATGCCAGGAAATTATTATAATAACTGACACCAGGGAGACAGAAGTCCTCGGTTGTGTCGTTTCGGAAACTAAACAGCCATTCCGGCCACTCGATGGACGGCCTAGGTAAATATCGTCCATCCATTGGGCAGGAACGAGAACAGGAAGAAGTTCAGGATCCCGTGGATCAGGGCGACGAAGACCAGGCTCCGGGTCTTCCAGAACAGTGATGCCAGTATCAATCCGACAAAGAACACGTAGATCATGTAGGGAATGCTGTGGTAAGGGGAGTGCATTATGGCGAATGTGGAGGCCGAAACGAGCATCGCCAATCCGGATCCCCAGTGACGTTCGATCCTGGCCTGAAGGAAGCCTCTGAAGATCAGCTCCTCTCCAAAACCGACGAACACCACCATGACCACCGCCAGAAGGGTCAGATTGTACAGGCTAATGTCCGGGATGAGCGAGATGCGGCCTAGCACGATGTACTCGGTGTTCGCCAGAATGAGTCCGATTACGATCGCGGCCGGCACATACAGACTATTCCACTTGGATGCCTGTTCCATTCCACCCCTGTTGATGAACTCCCAGGTCCTGCGCGCCTGGACCGATAGGAACGCCTTGAAATCCCTGATTCCTCCGGCGTTCTTGGCGATCGTGTTGTAGGTCAGCCTCCACAGGATGTACCCAGCGAGAATGGTTGGGCCATACATGAAAGGCATCGAGTAT
The sequence above is a segment of the Methanomassiliicoccales archaeon genome. Coding sequences within it:
- a CDS encoding 4Fe-4S dicluster domain-containing protein → MSMLKSTLKNLFSRPVTVLYPTEKADIPDTNRGRVVWEMKKCIWCRLCEKNCPTMAITTDKALKTQTIVRARCIACNTCVEVCPTNTISMEPKYSEAVYLRETHVYDLALKPFEYRVIQTLPSERVILRKRPGEPEVAEEASPPPSEKPVQGSGST
- a CDS encoding DUF1622 domain-containing protein → MAITFTPLTDITNYLTLIFSAIGVVIVAIGGFWAAGRLLNNALRKRSMDYTAVKRDFTQLIVLGLDFFIAGDILTSFVAPTFNDLILLAVVVGIRTVLSVFLAWEVRTASKGEAV
- a CDS encoding metallophosphoesterase, whose protein sequence is MFNVQIFPGVKVTNDLCLWMEERGTLAMADLHIGLEAALEQTGVHLPRIQSATMKESLIRIMDRYDPDTVLILGDLKHEFSGNLDQEWKDVRDILSMLRDTATVKVAKGNHDNYLANISQRLGIEVADSFEIDGIAFMHGHAQSTHRPLVIGHEHPSVRIFDRVGAFLKLPCFLHFSDEQILVLPAFSPLAAGTDFTNLGRADTMSPVLEEADIEDAKVYACTEIGLLALGTIRDLGRIRTF
- a CDS encoding ribonuclease H-like domain-containing protein, encoding MIRRSFVFLPSVGKTTERRIWSRGATTWSEFLSASTIPGFSRKRKEDLDIRLNEAEDFLNQERAEYFCGLLPSTEQWRLFDELKQGAAYLDIESDGIGPGHVVTMVGILRNGKMTTLVRGQGLDQTAIKDALDGVKMLVTFNGSSFDLPMIEHEFPFSVPRVPHYDLRHVCPKAGYHGGLKSVEQQIGISRPQEVEYVTGEQAVYLWHLWSRKGNQNALNLLTRYNAEDVKNMEPLADLVYDIMKEKMMRDINAGYERRT
- a CDS encoding DHH family phosphoesterase, with protein sequence MPDTNEEHRDLAGFDGQAKEIADFLLTCKKVTVVGHIDADGITATSIAFKSLQDQRMDVKYNFIKKIDENEIKRINKIDSDGVLLVDLGSGYASRLEHPGLCIADHHEVDPVGPSRSRRKGQVSLLDFDNEGSRHLNPHLFGFDGSKELSGAGAAYAIAKAMDGRNRNLAHLAIVGAVGDFQDSSECRLIGLNRRILEDAETVGSVRSATDVRYFGRETRPLVNFLRYSSDPRLPRLTNEEDMCYEFLREQGIPLKEDGHWRCWADLRQEEKDRIVAVLKKILAGSDQGPEAASRLMGEVYSLVREEPRTVMHDAKEFATLLNSCGRYEKAPTGLEVCIKGPQLKREKMNALRNLQNHRDNLKGAIEMVKGKDRVVLGSVQYLRNGEGSFCLPVEDTVVGIVAGMLLGSGDIPCDRPLIAFALSVDENNVEMTKVSARGTKELVEKGLDLSSAMRRASESVGGTGGGHNIAAGATIPQGREDDFLAEIDRIIGAQLG
- the argF gene encoding ornithine carbamoyltransferase, coding for MVVKKRDVISMMDLKDDLEDVLELAAQLKKGKYRNAEPLKNMTMAMIFEKASTRTRVSFEAGMTQLGGHAIFLNPKDMQLGRGETVADTAKVLSRYVDVIMYRAFKHEIMMELAEHSRVPVVNALDDLEHPCQITADLQTVMERKGKLDGLKITYVGDGNNVCNSLMLGAAMTGMDFAAACPKGYQPNQELTRKAKEIAGEKGRTVSVVEDPKVAVKDADVLYTDVWVSMGEEDEAAQRERVFKPYQINADLVSLTKDDSIVMHCMPAHRGMEITAEVFDGERSVVFDEAENRLHAQKAIILTLIGQPS
- a CDS encoding CPBP family intramembrane glutamic endopeptidase, which codes for MRDKASVLIPFILLVSAETFSFFSDPSTTLSLHLLNIFVCVLLAIFIERYSDIFQAVMLISLLRVLNIGMPTFFTYTLYSMPFMYGPTILAGYILWRLTYNTIAKNAGGIRDFKAFLSVQARRTWEFINRGGMEQASKWNSLYVPAAIVIGLILANTEYIVLGRISLIPDISLYNLTLLAVVMVVFVGFGEELIFRGFLQARIERHWGSGLAMLVSASTFAIMHSPYHSIPYMIYVFFVGLILASLFWKTRSLVFVALIHGILNFFLFSFLPNGWTIFT